CGATGGAGATGACCGCGCCGGCGGCGAGCAGCGTGCCCCAGAAGCTCTGGCCGCTGACGTCGTTCATGATCGCGGCGAGCGTGGCCTCGGAGCCCTCGAAGTCCTTCCAGTTCCAGGCGCCGACGGCGACGGCGGCGACCAGGACGTAGAGGGCGGTGACGATGACCAGCGACAGCATGATCGCGCGGGGCAGGTCGCGCTGCGGGTTCTTGGCCTCCTCACCGGCGGTGGAGGCGGCGTCGAAGCCGATGTAGGAGAAGAATAGGCTCGCGGCGGCGGCGCTGACACCGGCCGTGCCGAGCGGCATGAAGTCCGAGTAGTTGCCGGACTTGAAGCCCATGAAGCCGATGGTGCAGAAGAGCACGAGCGCGGCGATCTTCACGATGACCATGATCGTGTTGGCCGTCGCCGACTCCTTGGCGCCGCCGAGCAGGAACACCATGGCGAGCAGTACGACGATCAGGCCGGGCAGGTTGATGATCGCGCCGTCGACCTCGCCGGGCGCCGCGGAGAGCGCGTCGGGGATGGTGACGCCGATGGTGCCGTCGAGCAGCTCGTTGAGGTACTCGCCCCAGCCGACCGCGACCGCGGCGACCGAGACGCCGTACTCAAGGACCAGGCACCAGCCGCAGACCCAGGCGACGAGTTCACCCATCGTTGCGTACGCGTACGAGTACGAGGAGCCGGCCACCGGGATGGAGCCGGCGAGCTCCGCGTACGAGAGCGCCGAGAAGAGCGCGGTGAGTCCGGCGATCACGAAGGAGACGGTGACGGCGGGGCCGGCCTTGGGGACGCTCTCGCCGAGGACGACGAAGATGCCGGTACCGAGCGTGGCACCGATGCTGATCATGGTCAGCTGCCACATGCCGAGGGAGCGGCGCAGCGATCCTCCCTCGCCCTGGCCACCCTCCTCGATCAGGCGTTCCACCGGCTTGCGGCGCATCAGACGGCCGGCGAGGCCAGGGCTGCCCGGGGGGCTTGGGCGGTTCTGCGGGGGTGCGCCTTGGTCGAGCACGCGCTGGCTCCTTCATCGCTGCCGGTCAGGGCGGCGAGGACCCACGGCACCCGCGCTTGGCGACGGGAACCACCGAGCAGGCAGTCCCCGCCACACCACGTTCAGCGCCTGACTCTAGAGTCCCCGGCTTCCCGACCGTAATGCAGCAACCTTGCGTACCGCCGAATGATCATTGCGCACTTCCGCCATACGCGTCTCTTCGTTGCGCGGTCCGTTTCGTCCGTTGCGTTCCGCCCCTCGACGGGGCTCTCCGAGCGGACACGACGAAGGCCCCCGCGGACGCACCGCGGGGGCCTTCGTGCAGGTCGGGAAGGGTTAGCTCCAGCTGGCGTGCAGGGGCTTGCCCTCCGCGTATCCGGCGGCGCTCTGGATGCCGACCGTGGCCTTCTCGGCGAACTCCTCCAGGGAGGCCGCGCCCGCATACGTGCAGGACGAGCGGACGCCCGCGATGATCGAGTCGATCAGGTCCTCGACGCCGGGCCTCGCCGGGTCGAGGAACATGCGGGAGGTCGAGATGCCCTCCTCGAAGAGCGCCTTGCGGGCGCGGTCGTACGCGGACTCCTCGGACGTGCGGTTGCGCACGGCACGCGCGGAGGCCATGCCGAACGACTCCTTGTAGGCACGGCCCTTGGCGTCGTGCTGGAGGTCGCCCGGGGACTCGTAGGTACCCGCGAACCAGGAGCCGACCATGACGTTCGAGGCGCCGGCGGCGAGCGCCATGGCGACGTCGCGGGGGTGCCGGACACCGCCGTCGGCCCAGACGTGCTTGCCGAACTTCTTGGCCTCGGCGGCGCATTCGAGCACCGCGGAGAACTGCGGGCGGCCCACACCGGTCATCATGCGGGTGGTGCACATGGCGCCGGGGCCGACACCCACCTTGATGATGTCGGCGCCGGCCTCGATGAGGTCGCGGACGCCCTCGGCGGCGACGATGTTGCCCGCCACGATCGGGACCCGCGGGTCGAGGGCGCGTACGGCCTTGACCGCGGCGATCATCGACTCCTGGTGACCGTGCGCGGTGTCGACGACGAGCGTGTCGACGCCCGCGTCGAGGAGCTGCTTGGCCTTGCCCGCCACGTCGCCGTTGATGCCGACGGCGGCGGCGATGCGCAGGCCGCCGTTGGCGTCGACGGCCGGGGTGTAGAGCGTGGCGCGCAGGGCGCCCGTACGGGTGAGGATGCCGGCGAGGCGGCCGTCCTTGTCCACCGCGGGGGCGTAGCGCCGGTTGGCGGCGTCGAGCTTGTTGAAGGCGTCGCGCGGGTCGATGTCGGCGTCCAGGAGCAGCAGGTCCCTGGACATGACCTCGGAGAGCTGCGTGAAGCGGTCGACGCCGGTCAGGTCGGCGTCCGTGACGACACCGACGGGCTTCTGGTCGGCGTCGACGACGACGCCGGCGTCGTGCGCGCGCTTCGGGAGCAGGGCGAGCGCGTCCGCGACCGTCTGCGTGGGGGCCAGGACGATGGGGGTGTCCAGGACGTGATGGCGCGTCTTGACCCAGGAGACGACCTCGGTGACGACCTCGATCGGGATGTCCTGGGGGATGACGACGAGGCCGCCGCGGCGGGCGACGGTCTCGGCCATGCGCCGTCCCGCGATCGCGGTCATGTTGGCGACGACCAGCGGGATCGTGGTGCCGGTGCCGTCGGGCGACGAGAGGTCCACGCCCTGGCGGGATCCGACGGCGGAGCGCCTCGGGACCATGAAGACGTCGTCGTACGTCAGGTCGTACGCAGGCTGGATGTCATTGAGGAAGCGCACGTGCTGCTCATCCCAGTCGATCAGAGGTGGCCCCCGGACAGTTGGACCGGGGGGAAAGCACGTACTTCATTCTCCCATGCCGCAGGGGTCGTACCGCCTGGGATGATCACCCAGACGGGACGGGAGGACACTGGTCCGATCGTCCAAGGGGATCCCCGAAGCGGAACAGCACGTTCAGCCGTCGCCACGCTCCGTGTCGGCAGGGCCGAGCGCGAGTACGATCTCGAGCCCCGCCTCCGCCGCGCCCCGCCAGTGCTCGACGGCCGACGAGAACACCTCCTGGGCGATCCGCCACTCCCCCGGCGCCGCGTCGGCGTACTCCTGCCATCCGGATACGACGAGCAGCCTCCCGCGCGCGGGAGGCGCCCACGACAGATCGGTGAGGCAGTCGGCCAGCGCGTCCCAGTTGCGCCCGAACCAGTCGGGCAGGCCGAGTCCGCGGGCGCAGCGCTCCATGAAGGCGGCCTTGTCCGTCACCCCGGAGAGGGAGAGCGCGGTGGTGGTCCAGCCGGCGCCGCGCACCGCCTCCAGCACGGGCCCGAGCGGCTCTCCGCCGACGTCGTGGGTCATTACCTCAGCACCGCCTTGAAGGACGCGTAGTGGTCGTCGGTGTAGTAGACCTCGTCGTGGCTGCCGGTGACGATCCGGCGGGCCCCGCGGTCCCGTTCGCCGGGCGTGCGGACGGTGTACTCGTGGTAGTAGCCACGCTTCTGCCGCGGGAGCTCGCGCTCGAAGTTGCCGAAGACGGTGCCGTCCTTCGGGTACGGGAAGGGTCCGCCGTCATCGATGAGGCGCAACGTCTTCCGCGCCTCGGCGGGCAGCCGGTCGACCTGGACGGTGGCCATGCCGCGGGCCCAGGCGGGGGCATCCCGGTCACCGTCGCCGGAGGAGCACCCGGCGGCGAGGACGGCGAGACAGAGCAGCAGCGCCCCCAGGACGCGGGGGACAAACCGGTTCAGCATGTCTCAGACCTTGCCACAGCACCCCTTCAGGGGCGCGGGGCAGTGACACGTGCGGCTCGGCCGCGTGGGCGCGAGCGACCCCCGCGGCCCGCAGAGGCTCAGCTCCCGTCCGGGTCCGCCCGGTTGAGCGCGGGGCGGGGCGCAGCCCCGGCGACGAGCAACTGATCAGCCGCAGCCGTATCCGTCACGAGACTCGTGACAAGCCCGGACCGCAGCACCGCATCGATCGCCGCCGCCTTCCGCTGCCCGCCCGCGATCGCGACGACCTCGGGAATCCGCCGAAGCCGGTCCGCCTCGACGGTGATGCACCGCTCCCCGAGATCCCGCCCGACCCGACGCCCCTCGGCGTCGAACAGGTGCGCCGACATCTCCGCGGCGACGCCCAGCGAGGCGTAATGCGCCCGCTCCTCGTCGCTGAGCATGTCGTGGACGGTGGAGATGCCCGGCTCCCAGGAGCCGATGGAGACGCAGGCGACCGTGACCTTGTCGAAGTACTCGAAGGCGCGGGCGATGCCGGTCTGGTTGCGCAGCGCCGCCGCGGTGGCGGGGTCGGGCAGCAGCATCGGCGCGTAGATGGGGTGGGCCTCGCCACCGGACACCTGCGCGGCGCGGCGGACCGCCTCGACGGAGCCGCGCTCCGCGGTCCCGGCGTCGTACACCCCCGTCAGCTGCACGACCGTGCACGGCGGCAGCTGGTCGAGCGCGGCCGCCATGTGGATCGTGGAGCGGCCCCAGGCGAGGCCGAGCACGTCGCCCTCGGTGACGAGCTCGCCGAGGAGGTCCGCCGCCACCTCCCCGAGGTTCTCCGGGTCGGGCGACTCGTCGATCTCGTCGGCGGGCGCCGGCGACTCCACGACGACGGCGTGCCGCAGGCCGTAGCGGGCGCGCAGCGCGTCGGAGCGCTCCGCGTCCAGCTCGGCGGGCACCCGGATCTCGATGCGCACGAGATCACGCTCCAGGGCGGTCTCCAGGACCCGGGCCACCTTGAAGCGGCTGACGCCGAACTCCTCGGCGATCTGGATCTTGGACTTGCCCTCGAGGTAGAAGCGGCGGGCCATGGCCGCCGCCTGCACCAGCTCCGCGGGTCCCATCCGCATGGCTGACCGACCCGCCGACATGGCCGACACGGCGCTCTCCTCACTGCTGTTCACAAACTGGATTCGCCGTTCATCCTTGCAGATCCGGCCTGGTCGATCAGCCCTGGCGGACTGCGTTCACGTTCCCGTGGCTCAGTGGTCGCACGCCCAGCCGCTTGACGCGGTCTTTGCCTCGGCTTGGGTGCGCAATGAACGTACCGCGTCCGCGGGATCCTTGGCGCCGTAGACGGCGGAGCCGGCGACGAAGACATCGGCTCCGGCCTCGGCGCAGCGCTCGATGGTCTCGGCCGAGACACCGCCGTCGACCTGCAGCCACATCTCCAGGCCGTGCTTGGCGATCAGCTCACGGGTGCGGCGGATCTTGGGCAGCATGATGTCGAGGAACGCCTGACCGCCGAAGCCGGGCTCGACCGTCATGATGAGCAGCATGTCGAGCTCGGGGAGCAGGTCCTCGAACGGCTCGATGGGCGTCGCGGGCTTCAGCGCCATCGAGGCGCGGGCGCCCTTGGCGCGGATCTCGCGCGCGAGCCGGACCGGTGCGGCGGCCGCCTCCGCGTGGAACGTGACGGATCCGGCGCCCGCCTCGACGTACTGCGGGGCCCAGCGATCGGGGTCCTCGATCATCAGATGGCAGTCCAGAGGCGTGTCCGCCGCACGGGCCAGGGACTCTACGACCGGCACCCCGAGAGTGAGGTTCGGGACGAAGTGGTTGTCCATCACGTCGACGTGGAGCCAGTCGGCGCCTTCGACTGCCTTTGCCTCCTCGGCAAGACGGGCGAAGTCCGCGGACAGGATGCTGGGGTTGATCTGCACGGCCATGCCCCAAGCCTGCCATGCCCGGCGCTCGTTGCTGACCGCAGTCCACCGCATGGGCACAGTGGCTCCCGCGACCGCGTGCCGAGTGCCATGCTGGACGGTCCAGCGGCACCGCGCACGGCAAGCGGGGGGAAGCCATGGCGGACGAACGGCGGCAGGAGCGGCGCGGCGTCGCGTGGCTGGTGTGCGGGCGGCGCGCCAAGTGGCTGGTGGTGCTGTTCTGGCTGGTGGTGATCATCGTCGCGGCGCCCCTGGCCCAGAAGCTCACCGACGCCCAGGAGAACGACGCCGAGTCCTGGCTGCCGGGATCCGCCGAGTCGACCCAAGTCCTGGACCTGTCGGCCGAGTTCAGGCCCGAGGTGATCCCCGCGATCATCGTGTACGCCCGCGAAGGCGGCCTCACCGCGGCGGACCGCGAGCAGATCGCCGAGGACGTCCGCCAGGCCGG
The sequence above is a segment of the Streptomyces sp. Je 1-369 genome. Coding sequences within it:
- a CDS encoding sugar-binding transcriptional regulator encodes the protein MNSSEESAVSAMSAGRSAMRMGPAELVQAAAMARRFYLEGKSKIQIAEEFGVSRFKVARVLETALERDLVRIEIRVPAELDAERSDALRARYGLRHAVVVESPAPADEIDESPDPENLGEVAADLLGELVTEGDVLGLAWGRSTIHMAAALDQLPPCTVVQLTGVYDAGTAERGSVEAVRRAAQVSGGEAHPIYAPMLLPDPATAAALRNQTGIARAFEYFDKVTVACVSIGSWEPGISTVHDMLSDEERAHYASLGVAAEMSAHLFDAEGRRVGRDLGERCITVEADRLRRIPEVVAIAGGQRKAAAIDAVLRSGLVTSLVTDTAAADQLLVAGAAPRPALNRADPDGS
- a CDS encoding amino acid permease, whose amino-acid sequence is MLDQGAPPQNRPSPPGSPGLAGRLMRRKPVERLIEEGGQGEGGSLRRSLGMWQLTMISIGATLGTGIFVVLGESVPKAGPAVTVSFVIAGLTALFSALSYAELAGSIPVAGSSYSYAYATMGELVAWVCGWCLVLEYGVSVAAVAVGWGEYLNELLDGTIGVTIPDALSAAPGEVDGAIINLPGLIVVLLAMVFLLGGAKESATANTIMVIVKIAALVLFCTIGFMGFKSGNYSDFMPLGTAGVSAAAASLFFSYIGFDAASTAGEEAKNPQRDLPRAIMLSLVIVTALYVLVAAVAVGAWNWKDFEGSEATLAAIMNDVSGQSFWGTLLAAGAVISIASVVLTVLYGQTRVLFAMSRDGLVPKVFGKVSKKTGTPRVNTVIVSLFCGALASVIPLGKLVDATSIGTLFAFGLVNIAVVVLRRTRPDMPRTFRVPLGWLFPVLGFGFCAYNMFSLDSVTWKVFGVWMVVGLVFYFLYGMSRSRLATAEK
- a CDS encoding ribonuclease domain-containing protein, giving the protein MLNRFVPRVLGALLLCLAVLAAGCSSGDGDRDAPAWARGMATVQVDRLPAEARKTLRLIDDGGPFPYPKDGTVFGNFERELPRQKRGYYHEYTVRTPGERDRGARRIVTGSHDEVYYTDDHYASFKAVLR
- a CDS encoding barstar family protein, whose protein sequence is MTHDVGGEPLGPVLEAVRGAGWTTTALSLSGVTDKAAFMERCARGLGLPDWFGRNWDALADCLTDLSWAPPARGRLLVVSGWQEYADAAPGEWRIAQEVFSSAVEHWRGAAEAGLEIVLALGPADTERGDG
- the rpe gene encoding ribulose-phosphate 3-epimerase, yielding MAVQINPSILSADFARLAEEAKAVEGADWLHVDVMDNHFVPNLTLGVPVVESLARAADTPLDCHLMIEDPDRWAPQYVEAGAGSVTFHAEAAAAPVRLAREIRAKGARASMALKPATPIEPFEDLLPELDMLLIMTVEPGFGGQAFLDIMLPKIRRTRELIAKHGLEMWLQVDGGVSAETIERCAEAGADVFVAGSAVYGAKDPADAVRSLRTQAEAKTASSGWACDH
- a CDS encoding GuaB1 family IMP dehydrogenase-related protein — translated: MRFLNDIQPAYDLTYDDVFMVPRRSAVGSRQGVDLSSPDGTGTTIPLVVANMTAIAGRRMAETVARRGGLVVIPQDIPIEVVTEVVSWVKTRHHVLDTPIVLAPTQTVADALALLPKRAHDAGVVVDADQKPVGVVTDADLTGVDRFTQLSEVMSRDLLLLDADIDPRDAFNKLDAANRRYAPAVDKDGRLAGILTRTGALRATLYTPAVDANGGLRIAAAVGINGDVAGKAKQLLDAGVDTLVVDTAHGHQESMIAAVKAVRALDPRVPIVAGNIVAAEGVRDLIEAGADIIKVGVGPGAMCTTRMMTGVGRPQFSAVLECAAEAKKFGKHVWADGGVRHPRDVAMALAAGASNVMVGSWFAGTYESPGDLQHDAKGRAYKESFGMASARAVRNRTSEESAYDRARKALFEEGISTSRMFLDPARPGVEDLIDSIIAGVRSSCTYAGAASLEEFAEKATVGIQSAAGYAEGKPLHASWS